In Chanodichthys erythropterus isolate Z2021 chromosome 9, ASM2448905v1, whole genome shotgun sequence, a genomic segment contains:
- the igsf9b gene encoding uncharacterized protein igsf9b — protein sequence MVQKKLWLLNVTIAAALFLLCSSLSAESVVRGRVGGFAELDCSLTPPSDGATTPNLFPLHVVEWVRLGYNVPILIKFGGYTPRVHPNYKGRVSLSRGASLLVDKLTLEDEGWFECRILLLDRTSDEFQNGTWNFLSISAPPVFVKTPPAFLEVMLGESLTLHCDAHGNPKPTIVWRKDGSAAEKQEAIQVLNETLSLTKVTRETAGIYKCHVSNSEGNLTHTTQLQVKGPPIIIIPPEDTTMNMSQDAILQCQAEAYPSNLTYEWWKQDQNVFHIEVLKSRVKILVDGTLLISGLIPEDSGNYTCTPTNGLMTPPSASAYLKVKHPARVVRMPRETYLPVGMGGKIICPVQAEPPVLYVNWTKDGASLDLEQYPGWMVNSEGSVFITAANDDAVGMYTCTAYNSYGTMGQSEPTKVILKDPPSFRVSPRAEYLQEVGRELVIPCQSEGDPAPNITWIKVGPAPRTPFTVLSNGSLVLRPLSKDHQGAWECRATNRVATVSVATMILVLGTSPHAVTSVSVDPGISQANVSWEPGFDGGYTQRFTVWIKPTVRGKHEWASIPVPTTKTSLLVTGLQAFTSYQFSVLAQNKLGSGPFSEIVTITTMAPPTEAPTMVTTIVVLPPPTLLSANRTSLGVLLQWLSPLEESPPLTSFVLQAKRGKGEWVTIDREIAVNVTELIVQGLVKDSNYELRLLSRRDKLVSVPSDSVFISTEGMEMYPAAPSLLAFVPEPLLAGVIGGVCFLFVAIILSLVTACVMNNRRGQRRRKKRDDIPSAFQKSSSPQAHSPSDSPDSVLKLKLCPPLNFFPNSSSSDRSDRSSFEKGSRSEYQDQRKQLLSSSSPPPRYTLCESHFGGSPSPTSAIESISRSPDGRFVIQPDLENSTPTHIKKNLKKEFPQSPGRGSNNGSFKESNKSDPVSSERDEQREMLSALTVTPDPERPHHSPGRVKAMARNFSRHGCFYSDDEQGCSETLLEKASFYSDCSEKRASDSLKKYRSASHREDIFPSLSRRARALERERLLNQARYQPIIGDSQLTEHSTMVTQLDGEREGDNLSKCLKLVKEREQMERELEHYTASRRAQAHEQEQRRAKSASPLRKWTGVESEDPIWKPQNIHLRQKNRPSSLAQHVSDYRRGCYFGNTSSPMERLPSASSSYIQWDISPVTSPTSLVPVQSRSEGNTPHSLYPHTRQQGIANLEDSLAADVSRSPDTQYTSLSLFSPTRDKPSSSKTNLSGAWARHPKSHLKEEQELPNRTVVQESWLQERKMEKEAPAFRSASPAPLSPQPYELHQEVAARDRDTGPNPHYLDPRSQSVTDTEELRTVQKDNLSRNPSGCSTLPYDHQKSGAKEKVMAIVSDDFSSILPYNEQEKEGIRARSRKSDKCVFSESPSRISPLTLLENEAESDQSNLSRMSELMKAKLAPQPARMSPLQTSTILEYLSLPGFIEMSVDDPVEVTEPSESVEPSVEPETRTLLRDEPDVVPKIWEKHDQEHSGTNISHHSGAVHDHSTLNLTVGHHEPGSIQISEPCSQLEVRDTHVKSGTSDTIKKGFSPSKEKEKSSNPLVSQSLGPQKQEFTQHGPAHTLINTAKSMAAIVSKCPDYISEQYQRSQTQADRTNMIPSRLYPGPMPFMKKSISIGPCRTLSGVGQPRPFLKKSISLGSKWEHFENPRTYISETCYRDKFPNPDIRLKSYSLGRTPARYYPMSGPSWRGSVPFQPPTTYSLERHRHIERSDMTPPYHTPVPSVPDPPQHMESSLPSRRDSDPRRQAAVFPDSSRWPLSYQETLRSVQHKYVPQEPPQPFVPTRSVARVDYLHPAEPRRCPPRPFLPRGYSWPSPYHTSFPLREQDFSREVDKGVRGSTETEGRDIRGDGGRASYASQSSGRGSVGPYGHGHLRQSLSITPTLLSSPETTEESERHRADKDLRERRSKRRNTSVDESYEWDAAEYSVDHDILEAMKMERPHAGFGRGREFRQDRPRSTAGLQDFPSKRLYSISPPLVSQPPQHRYGRSLSEARFNALRQEFQEYRRAQESYSRDPCTPPDPDSDSSSALL from the exons GTTCTTCTCTGAGCGCTGAATCGGTGGTCCGGGGAAGGGTCGGGGGTTTTGCTGAGCTGGACTGCAGTCTGACTCCTCCATCAGACGGGGCCACCACTCCAAATCTCTTTCCCTTACATGTGGTAGAGTGGGTCCGGCTGGGATACAACGTCCCCATCCTCATCAAATTCGGTGGCTACACCCCGCGAGTGCATCCGAACTACAAAG GTCGTGTGTCATTGAGCCGTGGCGCTTCTCTTCTCGTGGATAAGTTGACTCTGGAGGATGAGGGCTGGTTCGAATGTCGGATTCTCCTGCTGGATAGAACCTCAGATGAGTTTCAGAACGGCACATGGAACTTCCTTTCCATCTCAG CTCCTCCAGTGTTCGTAAAGACTCCTCCTGCCTTTCTGGAGGTCATGTTGGGTGAATCTCTCACCCTCCACTGTGATGCTCATGGAAACCCCAAACCCACCATCGTCTGGAGAAAAGATGGCAGTGCCGCTGAGAAACAAGAAGCAATTCAG GTACTCAATGAAACCTTGTCTTTAACCAAGGTTACCAGGGAAACGGCAGGAATATACAAGTGTCACGTATCCAATTCAGAAGGGAACCTTACCCACACCACCCAGCTGCAGGTCAAAG GTCCTCCAATTATCATCATTCCCCCTGAGGACACCACCATGAATATGTCCCAGGATGCAATTCTGCAATGCCAAGCAGAAGCGTATCCTTCTAACCTCACGTATGAGTGGTGGAAACAAGACCAAAACGTGTTTCACATTGA AGTTCTGAAATCACGGGTAAAAATCCTAGTGGATGGGACCCTCCTCATTTCAGGTCTTATACCTGAGGATTCTGGGAATTACACCTGCACACCCACCAATGGTCTAATGACTCCGCCCTCTGCGTCTGCCTACCTCAAAGTCAAAC ATCCTGCACGAGTGGTTCGGATGCCCCGCGAGACTTATCTTCCCGTGGGAATGGGAGGAAAGATCATATGCCCAGTTCAAGCCGAGCCCCCTGTGCTGTATGTTAATTGGACCAAAGATGGAGCTTCCCTGGACCTGGAGCAG TATCCTGGATGGATGGTCAACTCAGAGGGCTCAGTGTTCATAACTGCAGCAAATGATGATGCAGTGGGCATGTACACCTGTACAGCCTATAACAGTTATGGGACCATGGGCCAATCAGAACCTACCAAAGTTATCCTGAAG GACCCTCCTTCCTTCCGTGTCTCGCCCCGTGCTGAGTACCTACAAGAAGTAGGTCGGGAGCTGGTTATACCCTGTCAATCTGAGGGAGACCCCGCCCCTAACATCACATGGATTAAA GTTGGTCCTGCCCCTCGCACTCCGTTTACAGTCCTGTCCAATGGCTCTCTGGTCCTGCGTCCACTCAGTAAGGACCACCAGGGGGCGTGGGAGTGTCGTGCCACCAACCGTGTGGCCACTGTCAGTGTGGCAACCATGATTTTAGTTCTAG GCACAAGTCCCCATGCTGTTACCTCTGTGTCTGTGGATCCAGGGATTAGTCAGGCCAATGTGTCCTGGGAGCCAGGCTTTGATGGAGGATACACTCAGAGATTTACTGTTTG GATAAAGCCAACTGTGAGAGGCAAGCATGAATGGGCTTCGATCCCTGTGCCAACAACCAAAACCTCCTTGCTGGTGACGGGTCTGCAAGCTTTCACTAGTTACCAGTTCAGCGTTCTTGCCCAAAACAAGTTGGGCTCTGGCCCTTTCAGTGAGATTGTCACAATTACAACAATGG CACCTCCAACAGAAGCTCCCACAATGGTAACCACCATTGTGGTGTTGCCCCCTCCCACCTTGCTGTCAGCCAATCGTACATCACTAGGTGTTTTGCTGCAATGGCTGTCACCTCTAGAAGAGTCTCCTCCATTAACTTCCTTTGTACTTCAAGCGAAGCGGGGAAAGGGAGAGTGGGTCACTATAGACAGAGAGATTGCTGTCAACGTGACAGAATTGATTGTACAGGGACTTGTTAAG GACTCCAACTATGAGTTGCGTCTTCTGTCTCGCAGAGACAAACTGGTTAGTGTGCCCAGTGACTCAGTTTTCATCTCTACTGAAG GAATGGAGATGTATCCAGCAGCACCCAGTCTATTGGCTTTTGTTCCTGAGCCTCTGCTGGCTGGTGTGATTGGGGGTGTGTGTTTCCTGTTTGTTGCCATCATCCTTTCTCTGGTGACAGCCTGTGTTATGAACAACAGAAGGGGACAACGGCGAAGAAAAAAGAGAGATG ATATCCCCTCTGCCTTCCAGAAGAGTTCGTCTCCACA AGCTCACTCGCCTTCTGACAGTCCCGACAGTGTGCTGAAGTTAAAACTGTGCCCTCCTTTAAACTTCTTCCCCAACTCATCCTCTTCTGATCGTTCCGACCGTTCCTCCTTTGAAAAAGGCAGCCGCAGTGAGTACCAAGATCAGAGAAAGCAGCTCCTGTCCTCATCCTCTCCACCTCCACGCTACACCCTGTGTGAGAGCCACTTTGGTGGATCACCCTCACCCACATCTGCTATTGAGTCCATATCCAGAAGTCCTGATGGTCGCTTTGTTATCCAACCTGATCTAGAAAACTCCACACCAACCCACATAAAAAAGAACCTCAAAAAAGAGTTCCCACAATCGCCTGGTAGAGGGAGTAACAATGGATCTTTTAAAGAGTCCAACAAATCAGATCCTGTAAGTTCAGAGAGGGATGAACAGAGAGAGATGCTGTCAGCATTGACTGTGACTCCAGACCCAGAGAGACCCCATCACTCCCCTGGCAGGGTGAAGGCAATGGCCAGAAACTTCTCCCGTCATGGCTGTTTCTACTCTGATGATGAGCAGGGCTGCTCTGAGACCTTGTTGGAGAAGGCCAGCTTTTATTCAGACTGCAGCGAAAAGAGAGCAAGTGACTCACTAAAAAAATACCGGAGTGCCAGTCATAGGGAGGACATATTCCCTAGCTTATCCAGGAGAGCCCGAGCtttggagagagagaggctgCTTAACCAGGCACGTTACCAGCCCATTATTGGTGACAGCCAGCTGACAGAGCATAGCACTATGGTAACTCAACTGGATGGTGAAAGAGAGGGGGACAACTTAAGCAAATGTTTAAAGCTGGTGAAGGAACGTGAGCAAATGGAGAGGGAATTAGAACACTATACAGCCAGCCGTAGGGCACAGGCACATGAGCAAGAACAGAGGCGGGCCAAGTCTGCAAGTCCCTTAAGAAAATGGACAGGTGTTGAGTCTGAAGACCCTATTTGGAAGCCCCAAAACATCCATTTACGACAAAAAAACAGACCCAGCAGCCTGGCCCAGCATGTATCAGACTATAGGAGGGGCTGTTATTTTGGCAACACCAGCAGTCCCATGGAAAGACTTCCTTCCGCTTCTTCCTCATACATCCAGTGGGACATAAGCCCTGTGACATCCCCCACTAGTCTGGTGCCAGTGCAGAGCCGTTCTGAAGGGAACACACCTCATTCACTCTACCCTCACACACGTCAACAGGGCATTGCCAATTTAGAAGATTCATTGGCAGCAGATGTCTCTCGTTCACCTGACACACAATATACCTCTCTCTCACTTTTCTCTCCAACCAGGGACAAACCCTCTTCTAGTAAAACCAACCTAAGTGGGGCATGGGCTAGACACCCGAAAAGTCACCTGAAAGAGGAGCAAGAGCTGCCCAACAGGACTGTAGTTCAGGAAAGTTGGTTGCAAgaaagaaaaatggaaaaagagGCTCCAGCATTTAGATCAGCATCCCCTGCTCCCTTGAGTCCTCAACCATATGAGCTGCACCAAGAGGTGGCAGCAAGAGATAGAGATACTGGTCCTAACCCACATTATCTTGATCCCAGGTCTCAAAGTGTTACAGACACGGAGGAACTAAGGACTGTTCAAAAAGACAATCTGAGTCGTAATCCATCAGGTTGCTCTACATTGCCCTACGATCATCAGAAATCAGGAGCAAAGGAAAAAGTGATGGCGATAGTGAGTGATGATTTCAGCTCCATATTGCCTTACAATGAGCAAGAGAAAGAGGGTATCAGGGCTCGATCCCGAAAGAGTGACAAATGTGTCTTCAGTGAAAGCCCTAGTCGAATATCACCCCTGACCCTGTTGGAAAATGAGGCAGAAAGTGATCAGTCAAATTTATCAAGAATGTCAGAATTAATGAAAGCTAAGCTTGCTCCCCAACCAGCCCGGATGTCCCCACTGCAGACCAGCACTATCCTGGAATACCTGAGTCTTCCAGGTTTCATTGAAATGAGTGTAGATGATCCTGTAGAAGTGACTGAGCCTTCTGAATCTGTTGAACCCAGTGTTGAGCCAGAAACTAGGACACTGTTAAGAGATGAGCCTGATGTTGTACCTAAAATTTGGGAAAAACATGATCAGGAGCACTCTGGGACCAATATTAGTCATCACAGTGGGGCTGTTCATGACCACAGCACCCTGAACTTAACAGTGGGACACCATGAACCTGGAAGTATTCAGATTTCTGAACCTTGTTCACAATTAGAGGTACGAGATACACATGTTAAATCAGGCACCTCAGACACAATCAAGAAAGGTTTCTCACCATctaaagaaaaggaaaagagtTCTAACCCTTTGGTTTCTCAGAGTTTAGGGCCTCAAAAACAAGAATTTACACAGCATGGTCCAGCACATACATTAATCAACACAGCTAAAAGCATGGCAGCAATTGTTTCCAAATGTCCAGACTATATATCTGAACAATATCAAAGATCTCAAACTCAGGCTGACCGGACAAACATGATACCCTCACGGCTCTATCCAGGTCCTATGCCTTTCATGAAGAAATCAATTAGCATTGGTCCCTGTAGGACCCTCTCTGGAGTCGGGCAACCACGTCCATTCCTTAAGAAGTCCATTAGTTTAGGTTCTAAATGGGAACATTTTGAAAATCCAAGAACTTATATATCTGAGACTTGTTACAGAGATAAATTTCCCAATCCAGATATAAGGCTCAAATCATACAGTCTGGGTCGTACCCCTGCACGCTACTATCCCATGTCTGGCCCATCATGGCGAGGGTCTGTGCCCTTTCAACCTCCTACCACCTACAGTCTAGAGAGACATAGGCATATTGAGAGATCTGACATGACACCTCCCTACCACACACCTGTTCCCTCAGTCCCAGATCCACCACAACACATGGAATCGTCCCTTCCTTCCAGGCGGGACTCAGATCCACGTCGACAGGCAGCAGTCTTTCCAGATTCCTCTAGGTGGCCTCTGTCTTATCAGGAAACACTTAGGTCAGTTCAGCATAAGTATGTCCCACAAGAACCTCCTCAACCTTTTGTTCCAACCAGGTCAGTGGCCAGGGTGGACTACCTGCATCCTGCAGAACCCAGAAGGTGTCCACCAAGGCCTTTCCTCCCCAGAGGTTACAGCTGGCCCTCACCATATCATACATCCTTCCCCCTACGAGAGCAAGACTTTTCAAGGGAGGTGGACAAAGGAGTTAGGGGCAGTACAGAGACAGAAGGCCGGGATATAAGAGGTGATGGGGGCAGAGCCAGTTACGCCAGCCAGAGCAGTGGAAGGGGTAGCGTGGGACCATATGGACACGGGCACCTACGCCAGTCTCTCTCTATCACTCCAACCTTACTCAGCTCACCAGAGACCACCGAGGAGAGCGAGAGGCACAGGGCAGATAAAGACCTGAGAGAACGGAGGTCCAAAAG aagAAATACCTCAGTAGATGAGAGTTATGAATGGGATGCTGCGGAATACTCTGTGGATCACGACATCCTGGAGGCCATGAAAATGGAGCGGCCCCATGCAGGCTTTGGGCGAGGCAGGGAATTTAGGCAAGATCGCCCCCGCTCCACCGCTGGCCTCCAGGACTTCCCGAGTAAAC GCCTGTACTCCATCAGCCCTCCCTTAGTGTCCCAGCCTCCTCAGCACCGGTATGGTCGTTCCCTCAGTGAGGCACGCTTCAATGCCCTGCGACAGGAGTTCCAGGAGTACCGCAGAGCCCAGGAATCCTACTCCCGAGACCCCTGCACCCCCCCTGACCCAGACTCTGATTCCAGCTCCGCATTGCTCTGA
- the gatd3l gene encoding ES1 protein, mitochondrial — MLASRAFLAKQAAAMLVRQPACLVHHGGDWGNWGNTNIAVVFSGCGWWDGTDIHEAAYTMYHLSRNGARFQIFAPNQQQMHVMDHMKMQPSSGDNRNMMMESARFSHGQGMMQMNDLSKLDANSFDAVIFPGGHGIVKNLSTFSKDGKDCKLNNDVERVLKDFHRARKPIGLSSMAPLLACRVLPSLEVTMGYERDESSRWGRWPNTNMVQAVKSMGARHNNREPYEAYVDEKNKVISTPTFMWETDYHYHYIFDGIGNMVKHVMRMTAK, encoded by the exons ATGTTGGCATCACGGGCATTCCTCGCCAAGCAGGCCGCAGCGATGCTGGTGCGCCAACCTGCCTGCCTGGTGCATCATGGGGGAGACTGGGGGAACTGGGGCAACACCAACATAGCTGTG GTTTTCTCAGGCTGCGGTTGGTGGGACGGGACTGACATCCATGAGGCTGCATA CACCATGTACCACTTGAGCCGTAATGGAGCCCGTTTTCAGATCTTTGCTCCAAACCAGCAGCAGATGCACGTCATGGACCACATGAAGATGCAGCCCTCTTCAGGTGACAACAG GAACATGATGATGGAGTCTGCACGATTCAGCCACGGTCAGGGCATGATGCAGATGAACGATCTGTCCAAACTGGACGCCAACAGCTTTGATGCGGTCATCTTTCCTGGAGGCCACGGAATAGTCAAGAACCT GTCCACCTTCAGCAAAGACGGTAAAGACTGCAAGCTGAATAATGACGTGGAAAGAGTTCTGAAGGACTTCCACCGCGCTCGCAAGCCCATTGG TCTGTCCAGCATGGCTCCTCTCCTGGCGTGCCGAGTGCTGCCGAGTCTAGAAGTCACAATGGGTTACGAACGTGATGAGAGCAGCCGCTGGGGCCGCTGGCCCAACACCAACATGGTGCAGGCGGTTAAGAGCATGGGGGCCCGCCACAACAACCGTGAACCCTAC GAGGCCTATGTGGACGAGAAAAACAAGGTGATCAGCACTCCAACCTTCATGTGGGAGACTGACTACCACTACCATTACATCTTTGATGGCATCGGGAACATGGTCAAGCATGTCATGCGTATGACTGCCAAGTGA